From Zingiber officinale cultivar Zhangliang chromosome 5B, Zo_v1.1, whole genome shotgun sequence, the proteins below share one genomic window:
- the LOC121985595 gene encoding AP2/ERF and B3 domain-containing protein Os01g0693400-like — protein MDGSCVEEASSDSLRYDIVDDGALRRMGSGLGVVFDPVPKGGGGGGGGGMEVESRKLPSSGYKGVVPQPNGRWGAQIYERHQRVWLGTFAEETEAARAYDAAAQRFRGRDAATNFRPLAESDEEEAAAELSFLDAHSKAEIVDMLRKHTYRDELEHCKRGGVLGKRKNPAGGYRKPSPSPREMLFEKAVTPSDVGKLNRLVIPKQHAVKHFPLSLPAGGGTGKCVLLHLEEDGDGKKWRFKYSYWNSSQSYVLTKGWSRFVKEKQLKAGDTVSFWRSIGPEKQLYIEWRSSAAERSRQSAPPAARLFGVNITEPPAVGCQLLKKQFIEVL, from the coding sequence ATGGATGGGAGCTGCGTGGAAGAGGCATCCAGCGACTCTCTGCGATACGATATCGTCGACGACGGCGCTCTTCGCAGAATGGGCAGTGGCCTCGGCGTGGTGTTCGACCCTGTTccgaaaggaggaggaggaggaggcggcggggGGATGGAGGTGGAGTCGAGGAAGCTGCCGTCGTCCGGGTACAAAGGCGTGGTCCCGCAGCCCAACGGCCGATGGGGCGCGCAGATCTACGAGAGGCACCAGCGCGTGTGGCTCGGCACGTTCGCCGAGGAGACAGAGGCTGCGCGCGCGTACGATGCCGCCGCGCAGCGCTTCCGCGGCCGCGACGCCGCCACCAACTTCCGGCCGCTGGCGGAGTCCGacgaggaggaggcggcggcggagCTGTCCTTCCTCGACGCGCACTCCAAGGCCGAGATCGTGGACATGTTGCGCAAGCACACCTACCGCGACGAGCTGGAGCACTGCAAGCGGGGCGGCGTGCTCGGGAAGAGGAAGAACCCCGCCGGCGGCTACCGGAAGCCATCGCCTTCGCCCAGGGAGATGCTGTTCGAGAAGGCCGTGACGCCGAGCGACGTAGGGAAGCTGAATCGGCTGGTGATTCCCAAGCAGCACGCGGTGAAGCACTTCCCGCTAAGTCTCCCTGCCGGCGGCGGCACCGGCAAGTGCGTGTTGCTCCACCTGGAGGAGGACGGCGACGGGAAGAAGTGGCGCTTCAAGTACTCTTACTGGAACAGCAGCCAGAGCTACGTGCTGACCAAGGGGTGGAGCCGGTTCGTCAAGGAGAAGCAGCTCAAGGCAGGGGACACCGTCAGCTTCTGGCGGTCCATCGGGCCGGAGAAGCAGCTCTACATCGAGTGGAGGAGCAGCGCCGCCGAGAGATCCCGTCAATCCGCACCTCCGGCGGCGAGGTTGTTCGGTGTCAACATAACGGAACCGCCGGCGGTCGGCTGCCAGTTGTTGAAGAAGCAATTCATAGAGGTTTTGTAG